TGTGGCTTATCTTTCAATGCAGTCAACGAACGATCATAGATACTGTCGACGGCGCTCAAATATCGCTCGACGCGATCCACATCGTAAACTGCCACGGTAACGGCGGTCTGAATCTTTTCAGCCAGCCTGCCGAACGCATCTTGTGCGAAGGTGTTCGCGAACGAGAGGACATCTCCTTCATCAAGGCCGATATCCAATTGCTCAAAAGAGTGGAGATCGAAGTACGACAGGTGAAGATTGTCAGGCGAAGCGACGATGTAGCGAGCGTAAGGAGCAAGCGCGCCGATAGTATGAGGAGTGCCGCCGAAACAAGTGGAAAGAACAACGAGATCGACTTTCCCTGAATCATTCGTGATGCGATCGAGCCCCTCCGCAAGATCATCCACCGTAAACATCTTTTTCCTGTAGGACGCGTCGTATCCGGCCACGCTGAATTCGGGGATCTCGTGCCCGAAGTACAGGAACAATCTCACCAGATCAGGCGATTCCTTCGCGTGAAAACTGTTATATAGTTCTATCTCGGGGGCGAAACGAGATTGTCCCTGGTCGCGCCAGTAGGATTCTTCTGCGAGAAGGCGGCCATTCCGGTAGTAGTACAGATTTCCGTCACGTCGGGGGAAGAAAATCAGGAAATGTCTCCTGTGTTTCTCGTGAAAAATGAACACCTCGGCTTGTTTGTTCTTTTCCGCAACCGCTTTCGCCTTCGCGAGTGTCACCTCGTCTGCTCTGTGCGCGTTGCCGTCTGAATCATGATAGAGGTAGCTGCCGTCCCCGTGGATTATGAATACAATTGAATAGCGTGGAGGAAGACTGCCATCATCGCCCGTCAGGCTGGGGCGTTGAGCTGGAGGAATGGAGCTGCACGAAAAGAGGATCAACGCGAGCGCCACGCATGTGATGTTCTTCATGGCGCATGAGTATGTATGCGTGGTGCTCGCGAAAGGTTTATAGGATTGGCTTCTCATGCAAAGTTCCTGATTTGCCCTCGATGTGCGACTAGCCCGCAACAACGACCATTTTGACGACTATCAAGTAACAAGAATTATCAGGATGACTATCAGGAGTGCCGTGACGACACCCATGGTAATCGTCTTGTCGGCCTGTTCCATATCCTGCATGACGTAATCGGAGAAAGTGTCGAGTTGGTCATCGGGAACACGTTCATACCCGTTGTTGCCCGCGAGCTCGTCTGTTTTCTCCTGGATCGAGGTCCTGAAGTGACCCATGTTTTCGCGATCGGCCTCGGAAACAAGGGATGAGTTCTCGACCCTTTCCAGCGCCTTGGACATTCTCTGCAGTTCGATGTTGAGAATCTCACGCTTCTGTGATGGATCGTCTGTCGCTTTCACTTTGCAGACGGTGTCGTTGAAATATCCCTGCACTCTTTCCTGTCCCATCGCGATTCCCGCGTAAGCCAGGACAAATGTGAGTACAAATACTCCCAAAACCATTCGTTTGAACATCATGACCCCTTTCGAAATACAATATGGAAAGGATTTACCTGCTCTACCTCAACGGCCTGTCCACCCTCCTTTCACGACATTGTTTATTTGGATGCCCTTTGTATGAAATATACCTGTAGATTGCGTAAGCGTAAATCGGCCAAGGGGATGAAAAAGGAGCTAGTTCCTAGGCACGAGTCTTTTCATGTTCGAGCGGGGAATAGAAATCTGAATCCGCCAAATCGGATCTATGGTCTGTCCTTGCGGGGGTAGGCTGCTATTTGCAGGCGTGTATTGAGCGACAGTTTTTCCAATATATTGTGTACATGGCTTTTGACGGTATAGGTGGCGATATGCAGGCTCTCGGCGATTTCCTTGTTGCTCATGCCCTCGTAAATCAGGGCGATGACATCTCGTTCACGGCTGGTCAACTTTATTGAATTGTCAGAGAAGTGGGTGCCGGTTTTGAGCGCGGATTCGACGATCTGCGCGAAGAGTGAATTGGTCAAACCCGGTGGAAGCACTTTTGAACCCGCCAGAACGGCCCTGATGGTATCAATGTAATCTTCCGGCGTGGCGCTCTTGAGGATGAAGCCGCTTCCGCCGGCTTTCACGAACTCGACTATATCGAGCTGTTCAGGAAATATATCCATTGCGATGAGCTTTGCGGTCGGAACTTCCGCAATCAGCGTTTTCATCAACCCCAGGCTGTCCGCTTTTTCCAGCCCCAGATCCAGAAGAATGACGTCGGGGAGGGAATCGGTCGTTTTCAACTGGTTCAGCACATTGCCGTCTTCAGATCGCGCGATGACTTGGAAATCGCTCTGGCTTTCGAGCATCGCGGCGATGCCTTCCCTCAGGAGACGGTTGTCTTCGATAAGCAGGATTCGAATTTTTGCCAATGTAATCCCCCCCTCAGTGAAGGATTATTCGTATGCCGTAGGAGATTTGCTAAAGGGTTCGCTTTAAACCGCATCACGGAGCTATGACGCTGTTCCACCGTAATGGGTTCGATTGGAGATTATAGCGGCCGATTCATGATTCGTCAATTATCTTATCAGGACGATCTTCTTCGTCTGGTGCAGGTTGCCGGCGTCGAAGCAGCAGAAATACATGCCGCTGGCAGCTTCACGGCCGGAAGAATCTCGGCCATCCCAGTGTTCTCTGTGTGCCCCCGCTTCGCGATCTTCATTCAACAGCTCCCGGGCAAGCCTGCCCGAGACGTCGTAGATGCGGAGGGCGACACGCATCCGGGCGTCAAGGCTGAACGATATGGTCGTGCTTGGATTGAAGGGATTCGGATAAATCTCTCCGAGACCCGTAGCTGCTGGAA
This DNA window, taken from Candidatus Krumholzibacteriota bacterium, encodes the following:
- a CDS encoding response regulator transcription factor encodes the protein MAKIRILLIEDNRLLREGIAAMLESQSDFQVIARSEDGNVLNQLKTTDSLPDVILLDLGLEKADSLGLMKTLIAEVPTAKLIAMDIFPEQLDIVEFVKAGGSGFILKSATPEDYIDTIRAVLAGSKVLPPGLTNSLFAQIVESALKTGTHFSDNSIKLTSRERDVIALIYEGMSNKEIAESLHIATYTVKSHVHNILEKLSLNTRLQIAAYPRKDRP